The Geomonas ferrireducens genome includes a window with the following:
- a CDS encoding tetratricopeptide repeat protein — protein MSVVRILLMAVVLACLTFPSAAFSETDEAAMFAQAKNHYQEKGYYYASTWLERILKKYPKTPQREEVLLMLVKCYTATSREEKAVRTVNTLLKDYPKAAEKLDPDVLKIVQERAQQEPPRLAEPQEAPKPVAKVQPSAAGAAKLAVPAVPEAVAVSSLKAPVEGALLGVGGLVSAEQRRDDNARAEAEAKAEAAAKAAMAKAEQARYEKARAEVAAKAEQAKAEKSKAEAAPKAEAAAKAEQARIEQAKAEKAKAEAAAKAEAAAKAEQARIEKEKAEAAAKAEAAAKAEKARIEQAKAEQAKAEAAANAEAAAKAEQARIEKEKAEAAAKAEAAAKAEQARIEQAKAEMAKAEAAAKADAAAKAEQARVEKEKAEAAAKAEATAKAEHARIEQAKAEMAKAEAAAKADAAAKAEQARVEKEKTEAAAKAEATAKAEQARIEQAKAEKAKAEAATKAEAAAKAEQARIEKEKAEAAAKAESAAKAEQARIEQEKAEKAKAEATAKAEAAAKAEAAAKAEAAAKAEAAAKAEAAAKAEQARIEKEKAEAAAKAEAVAKAEQARIEQAKAEKAKAEAMAQAEAAKAAPPAVPMEDPVLAAIPEPPTAPPVAVAAPVAVAGPESAVAAYTLDFGSFVLKRDMIEIKKKIRKAGMVPVVVPGPKKKEHMSRIHVAEYTEKKAADHMIQKLRKAKGDCFILQDRRGKFNLYAGSYFDKSSAIEEQVRLARFGITTELRQLSVQVPTLQLSAGSFESEEAAARSAGELERAGVKAVVVPRPR, from the coding sequence ATGAGCGTTGTTCGCATTCTTTTAATGGCTGTTGTGCTGGCATGTTTGACTTTCCCTTCCGCTGCCTTTTCTGAAACAGATGAAGCGGCGATGTTTGCCCAGGCGAAGAACCACTATCAGGAAAAGGGGTACTACTACGCCTCGACCTGGCTGGAAAGGATCCTGAAGAAATACCCGAAGACGCCCCAGCGCGAGGAGGTACTCCTAATGCTGGTGAAATGCTACACGGCGACTTCACGCGAAGAGAAGGCCGTCCGCACCGTTAACACGCTGCTGAAGGATTACCCGAAGGCTGCCGAAAAACTCGATCCTGACGTCTTGAAGATCGTTCAAGAGAGGGCGCAGCAGGAGCCGCCCAGGCTTGCGGAACCGCAGGAAGCTCCGAAGCCTGTGGCCAAAGTACAGCCATCGGCTGCCGGCGCGGCTAAATTAGCTGTTCCGGCTGTTCCCGAAGCCGTTGCCGTTTCTTCCTTGAAAGCACCAGTCGAGGGGGCACTTCTGGGAGTTGGCGGTCTTGTGTCGGCGGAACAGAGAAGGGACGATAACGCAAGGGCTGAGGCTGAAGCCAAAGCTGAGGCCGCCGCAAAAGCCGCGATGGCCAAAGCGGAACAGGCCAGGTACGAGAAAGCCAGGGCCGAAGTGGCTGCCAAGGCGGAGCAGGCAAAGGCTGAGAAATCCAAGGCCGAAGCGGCGCCAAAAGCAGAGGCTGCCGCAAAGGCAGAACAGGCAAGGATCGAGCAGGCTAAAGCTGAGAAGGCTAAGGCCGAGGCTGCGGCCAAAGCTGAAGCAGCGGCCAAGGCTGAGCAGGCGAGAATAGAGAAAGAGAAAGCCGAAGCGGCGGCTAAAGCAGAGGCTGCCGCAAAGGCAGAAAAGGCAAGGATCGAACAAGCCAAAGCTGAGCAGGCTAAGGCCGAGGCTGCGGCCAATGCTGAAGCAGCGGCCAAGGCTGAGCAGGCGAGAATAGAGAAAGAGAAAGCCGAAGCGGCGGCTAAAGCAGAGGCTGCCGCAAAGGCGGAACAGGCAAGGATCGAGCAGGCTAAAGCTGAGATGGCTAAGGCCGAGGCTGCCGCTAAGGCTGACGCAGCGGCCAAGGCTGAACAGGCGAGAGTAGAGAAAGAGAAAGCCGAAGCGGCGGCTAAAGCTGAGGCGACTGCAAAGGCAGAACATGCAAGGATCGAGCAGGCTAAAGCTGAGATGGCTAAGGCCGAGGCTGCCGCTAAGGCTGACGCAGCGGCCAAGGCTGAACAGGCGAGAGTAGAGAAAGAGAAAACCGAAGCTGCAGCAAAAGCTGAGGCGACTGCAAAGGCAGAGCAGGCAAGGATCGAACAGGCCAAAGCGGAGAAAGCTAAGGCTGAGGCTGCGACTAAGGCTGAAGCAGCGGCCAAGGCTGAACAGGCGAGAATCGAGAAAGAGAAAGCCGAAGCTGCAGCGAAGGCTGAGTCAGCCGCAAAAGCTGAACAGGCAAGAATCGAGCAGGAAAAAGCCGAGAAGGCTAAGGCTGAAGCGACGGCCAAGGCTGAAGCGGCTGCCAAGGCTGAAGCGGCTGCCAAGGCTGAAGCGGCTGCCAAGGCTGAAGCGGCTGCCAAGGCTGAAGCGGCTGCTAAGGCTGAACAGGCGAGAATCGAAAAAGAGAAAGCCGAAGCGGCAGCAAAAGCCGAGGCGGTAGCAAAGGCAGAGCAGGCAAGGATAGAGCAGGCAAAAGCTGAGAAGGCGAAGGCTGAGGCCATGGCTCAGGCGGAAGCAGCAAAGGCTGCACCCCCTGCAGTTCCCATGGAGGACCCTGTCTTGGCAGCAATTCCCGAGCCTCCTACAGCACCTCCTGTTGCCGTGGCCGCACCTGTGGCTGTTGCTGGGCCCGAGTCGGCTGTTGCGGCATACACCCTCGATTTCGGCTCTTTCGTCCTCAAAAGGGACATGATCGAGATAAAGAAGAAGATCAGGAAAGCAGGGATGGTGCCGGTTGTAGTGCCTGGTCCCAAGAAAAAAGAACACATGAGCCGGATCCACGTCGCCGAGTACACCGAGAAGAAGGCGGCGGACCATATGATACAGAAGCTGCGCAAGGCGAAGGGGGACTGTTTCATCCTTCAGGATCGCCGGGGGAAATTCAACCTCTACGCGGGCTCTTACTTCGACAAGTCGAGCGCCATCGAGGAACAGGTGCGCCTGGCCCGCTTCGGCATCACCACGGAGCTGAGGCAGCTGTCGGTTCAGGTCCCGACCTTGCAACTTAGCGCCGGTTCTTTCGAAAGCGAGGAAGCCGCTGCGAGAAGTGCAGGTGAACTGGAGAGGGCAGGGGTTAAAGCGGTCGTGGTGCCGCGGCCGCGATAA
- a CDS encoding YkgJ family cysteine cluster protein, with protein MRDIDCWHEEEFRRLVTEKVVRLLDGTPTEASLAAAVSCCAEGAEAICSDRPMACTAGCPYCCVLNVAVLLPEAMRIAQRLAEQTAPRELDELRKRLAQHRSWTRWMDDEERILKRMSCPLLDQYGACSVHPVRPLACRAITSLDSESCREAFAPVVSDEDRLVPTDLLRKAAYDAAFTSLAAGLLSCGLDDRSIELGTGVIAFLEHPEYRELFLGGGKLPEDLWR; from the coding sequence ATGAGAGATATCGACTGCTGGCATGAAGAGGAGTTTCGCCGCCTGGTGACGGAGAAGGTGGTGCGGCTACTGGATGGCACTCCGACAGAAGCCTCCCTGGCTGCCGCCGTTTCGTGCTGCGCCGAGGGCGCCGAAGCGATCTGCAGCGACCGCCCCATGGCCTGCACCGCGGGCTGTCCCTACTGCTGCGTCTTGAACGTCGCCGTGTTGCTTCCGGAGGCGATGCGCATCGCACAAAGACTGGCAGAACAGACTGCTCCGAGGGAACTGGACGAACTGCGCAAACGGCTTGCACAGCACCGCTCATGGACGCGATGGATGGACGACGAAGAGCGGATACTGAAGAGGATGTCCTGCCCGCTGCTGGATCAGTACGGCGCCTGCAGCGTTCACCCGGTACGCCCGCTCGCCTGCCGCGCCATAACGTCTCTGGACAGCGAAAGCTGTCGCGAAGCATTCGCCCCGGTGGTAAGTGACGAAGACCGCCTGGTGCCTACCGACTTATTACGCAAGGCGGCTTATGATGCCGCCTTCACCTCGCTTGCCGCGGGACTTCTTTCATGCGGTCTTGACGACCGCAGCATCGAGCTTGGAACCGGGGTCATTGCCTTTCTCGAACACCCGGAGTACCGGGAGCTGTTTCTAGGCGGAGGAAAGCTCCCGGAAGACCTGTGGCGATAA
- a CDS encoding tetrathionate reductase family octaheme c-type cytochrome, translating into MRKYLLLLLVLVCASTSDASLKGTHRFFSEPFKSGPEVTKTCAGCHDKLTKQIMQTVHWNWGKKQTINGKTVDFGKKNALGNSFCLAVPSNLSACTSCHAGYGWKDNTFDFGNTDNIDCLVCHETNGAYKKFPLGSGHPVYQGEKKEFPPGKVWEPVDLLAAARSIERPSRAACGACHFYSGGGDNYKHGDLDSTLANPSGDYDVHMGAKGLTCESCHKAPDHDVKGEAISVSPGSGPRAMGCTDCHKGDVHAIRILNIHMRRVACQTCHIPTYAKGSPTVLSWDWSAAGKSAAEGADPLKIYDKARGELVLGKDLVPTYMWYNGTVERVFMGDKIDPGKVVRLSAPRGDRSDPQSKIFPFKVLKAKQPYDLENRIIAVPNIFGPADSETAYSATFDWNKAIEAGMKAAGLPYSGKYGWVETTTVWSLNHMVVPKEKAIRCRHCHGENGRIDWKGLGYPKDPRG; encoded by the coding sequence ATGAGGAAATACCTGCTGCTGCTTCTGGTGCTGGTCTGTGCTTCCACCTCGGATGCCTCGTTGAAAGGGACGCATCGGTTCTTCTCCGAACCTTTCAAAAGCGGCCCCGAGGTGACCAAGACCTGCGCCGGTTGCCATGACAAGCTGACCAAACAGATCATGCAGACGGTGCACTGGAACTGGGGCAAGAAGCAGACGATCAACGGCAAGACCGTCGACTTCGGCAAGAAGAACGCCCTGGGCAATTCCTTCTGTCTCGCCGTCCCGTCCAACCTTTCCGCATGCACCAGTTGCCACGCCGGTTACGGGTGGAAGGACAACACCTTCGATTTCGGCAACACCGACAATATAGATTGTCTCGTCTGTCACGAGACGAACGGCGCCTACAAGAAGTTCCCGCTGGGATCGGGACACCCGGTCTACCAGGGAGAGAAAAAGGAATTCCCGCCGGGAAAGGTGTGGGAGCCTGTCGACCTCCTCGCCGCGGCGCGTTCCATAGAGCGCCCCTCGCGTGCGGCTTGCGGCGCCTGCCACTTCTACAGCGGCGGCGGTGACAACTACAAGCACGGCGACCTCGACTCGACCCTTGCCAATCCGAGCGGCGACTACGACGTGCACATGGGGGCAAAGGGGCTCACCTGCGAGTCCTGCCACAAAGCGCCTGACCACGACGTTAAGGGGGAGGCAATTTCCGTTTCGCCCGGCTCCGGTCCCCGCGCCATGGGGTGCACCGACTGTCACAAGGGTGACGTCCACGCCATCAGGATCCTGAACATACACATGAGGCGCGTCGCCTGCCAGACCTGCCACATCCCGACCTACGCCAAGGGAAGCCCGACGGTGTTGTCGTGGGACTGGTCGGCCGCGGGTAAGAGCGCCGCCGAGGGGGCAGACCCGCTCAAGATCTACGACAAGGCGCGCGGCGAGCTGGTGCTCGGCAAGGACCTCGTGCCGACCTACATGTGGTACAACGGGACGGTGGAGCGGGTCTTCATGGGTGACAAGATCGATCCCGGCAAGGTGGTGCGGCTTTCCGCCCCTCGCGGCGACCGCTCCGATCCGCAGTCGAAGATCTTCCCGTTCAAGGTGCTGAAGGCGAAACAGCCTTATGACCTGGAAAACCGTATCATAGCCGTCCCCAACATCTTCGGCCCTGCCGACAGCGAGACGGCATATTCCGCTACTTTCGACTGGAACAAGGCGATCGAGGCGGGGATGAAGGCGGCCGGGCTTCCCTACAGCGGGAAGTACGGCTGGGTGGAAACAACCACGGTCTGGTCGCTGAACCACATGGTGGTGCCGAAGGAAAAGGCGATCAGGTGCCGGCACTGCCACGGCGAGAACGGACGCATCGACTGGAAGGGACTCGGGTACCCTAAGGACCCGCGCGGTTAG
- the metE gene encoding 5-methyltetrahydropteroyltriglutamate--homocysteine S-methyltransferase, producing MAVLATVLGHPRIGIARDLKKALEAYWSGATPAESLLATSQEIRSRHWHYMKEAGLDQIPCNDFSLYDHMLDMAVTVGAVPPRFAGIATPLNRYFAMARGIQDRGAGIDLSPLEMTKWFDTNYHYIVPELEPNQAFRLDPTKIMAELAEAQALGIAVRPVIPGPVTFLKLSKFAGDAPAGSDTLDLLERLLPVYEELFALLAGHGVSWLQLDEPGLCFDLDGKSREAYRSALTRFGACPKRPVLLIATYFGSIGDNLSLVTASGCEALHIDLVRAPAELDAVLAALPTQMKLSLGVVDGRNVWRCDLEQAHRTVRQAVTKLGSERVMVATSCSLLHVPVDLDAEMKLDPELKSWMAFAAQKVAEVRALADAAEGEKPDDAFWGQASSALARRRAAAATSNPEVRRRAEQLTQGMLRRTSSFPARIARQKEHFGLPLLPTTTIGSFPQSKQVREARSKWRSGSLDGEGYDAFMKEEIRLCVEKQEKLGLDVLVHGEFERTDMVEYFGEQLEGFAFTQNGWVQSYGSRCVKPPVLFGDVARPRPMTVDWSRYAQSLSERPVKGMLTGPVTILQWSFVRNDQPRSETCRQIALALRDEVADLEQAGIAMIQVDEPAIREGLPLRRGEWSAYLGWAVEAFRLATSGVRDETQIHTHMCYSEFGDILASIVAMDADVLSIESSRSRMELLGNFRQQGYPNDVGPGIYDIHSPRVPSIEEMVALLELACEVLPVERLWVNPDCGLKTRGWPEIEASLANMVDAARQVRLRHATG from the coding sequence ATGGCGGTGCTTGCTACAGTGTTAGGTCACCCGAGAATAGGCATAGCGCGGGATCTGAAAAAGGCGCTCGAGGCGTACTGGAGCGGCGCCACTCCGGCGGAGTCGCTCCTGGCAACGTCCCAGGAGATCCGCAGCCGTCACTGGCACTACATGAAGGAAGCGGGGCTCGACCAGATTCCGTGCAACGACTTCTCCCTTTACGACCACATGCTGGACATGGCGGTAACGGTCGGAGCGGTCCCGCCGCGCTTTGCCGGAATCGCCACGCCACTGAACCGCTACTTTGCCATGGCGCGCGGCATCCAGGACCGCGGCGCCGGGATCGACCTTTCCCCCCTCGAGATGACCAAGTGGTTCGACACGAACTACCATTACATCGTCCCGGAACTGGAACCGAACCAGGCATTCAGGCTGGATCCCACCAAGATCATGGCGGAGCTCGCCGAGGCGCAGGCGCTCGGCATCGCGGTACGCCCCGTCATCCCTGGACCGGTTACCTTCCTGAAGCTCTCCAAGTTCGCGGGAGACGCCCCCGCCGGAAGCGACACGCTCGACCTTCTGGAGCGCCTCCTGCCTGTGTACGAGGAGCTCTTCGCGCTGCTTGCCGGTCACGGGGTCTCTTGGCTTCAGTTGGACGAGCCCGGCCTCTGCTTCGACCTGGACGGCAAAAGCCGGGAAGCCTATCGTTCCGCCCTCACCCGGTTCGGCGCCTGCCCGAAACGACCGGTGCTGCTGATCGCCACCTACTTCGGCTCGATCGGTGACAACCTCTCACTGGTCACGGCATCGGGATGCGAGGCGCTGCACATCGATCTCGTCCGCGCCCCGGCCGAACTCGATGCCGTGCTTGCCGCGCTCCCTACGCAGATGAAACTCTCCCTTGGCGTGGTGGACGGCCGCAACGTCTGGCGCTGCGACCTGGAGCAGGCGCACCGGACGGTCCGGCAGGCCGTAACGAAGCTTGGAAGCGAGCGCGTCATGGTCGCCACCTCATGCTCGCTCCTTCACGTTCCGGTCGATCTGGACGCGGAAATGAAGCTCGACCCGGAGCTCAAGAGCTGGATGGCCTTCGCGGCGCAGAAGGTGGCCGAGGTCAGGGCCCTGGCCGACGCGGCGGAAGGCGAAAAACCGGATGACGCTTTCTGGGGACAGGCCTCGTCGGCGCTGGCAAGAAGGCGCGCGGCCGCGGCGACCTCCAACCCGGAAGTCAGGCGCCGGGCCGAACAGCTGACCCAGGGGATGCTGCGGCGCACTTCTTCGTTCCCCGCTAGAATCGCCCGTCAGAAGGAACATTTCGGCCTGCCGCTTCTCCCCACCACCACCATAGGCTCCTTCCCGCAGTCAAAGCAGGTGCGTGAAGCGCGGTCCAAGTGGCGCAGCGGCTCACTCGACGGTGAAGGGTACGACGCCTTCATGAAGGAAGAGATCAGGCTTTGCGTCGAGAAGCAGGAAAAGCTCGGCCTCGACGTGCTGGTACACGGTGAGTTCGAACGCACCGACATGGTGGAATACTTCGGAGAGCAGTTGGAAGGTTTCGCCTTCACACAAAACGGCTGGGTGCAGAGCTACGGCTCGCGCTGCGTGAAGCCGCCGGTGCTCTTCGGAGACGTGGCGCGCCCCCGCCCGATGACCGTCGACTGGAGCCGCTACGCCCAATCACTGAGCGAGCGACCGGTGAAAGGGATGCTCACCGGCCCGGTCACCATACTGCAGTGGTCCTTCGTGCGCAACGACCAGCCCCGCTCGGAAACCTGCCGGCAGATCGCTTTGGCGCTGCGCGACGAGGTGGCCGACCTGGAACAGGCGGGGATCGCGATGATCCAGGTGGACGAGCCTGCCATCCGGGAAGGGCTGCCGCTTAGGCGCGGTGAGTGGTCCGCATACCTTGGGTGGGCTGTGGAGGCGTTCCGTCTCGCCACCTCCGGGGTGAGGGACGAGACCCAGATCCACACCCACATGTGCTACTCGGAGTTCGGCGACATCCTCGCCTCCATCGTGGCCATGGATGCCGACGTCCTATCCATCGAGTCATCCCGCTCCCGCATGGAGCTTCTGGGGAATTTCCGGCAGCAGGGGTATCCCAACGACGTGGGCCCCGGCATCTACGACATCCACTCCCCGCGCGTCCCGTCCATCGAGGAGATGGTCGCGCTGCTGGAGCTCGCCTGCGAGGTCCTTCCCGTGGAACGGCTCTGGGTAAACCCGGATTGCGGCCTGAAGACCCGAGGCTGGCCAGAGATCGAGGCGTCACTTGCCAACATGGTGGATGCCGCACGGCAGGTGCGCTTGCGGCACGCGACCGGCTAG
- a CDS encoding DUF3553 domain-containing protein, producing MSIKRGDVVNHCVAVEWGSGKVVEVTAKWVSIHFNDGVVRKIACSHYEKLTPAEAGSFKPVPSVAPKVAVEAVGKVKKRAGRKAA from the coding sequence ATGTCGATCAAGCGCGGGGATGTCGTGAATCATTGTGTCGCTGTCGAGTGGGGCTCTGGCAAGGTAGTCGAGGTCACGGCGAAGTGGGTCTCCATTCATTTCAACGACGGGGTGGTCAGAAAGATCGCATGCTCCCATTACGAGAAATTGACGCCGGCGGAGGCGGGCTCATTCAAACCGGTTCCGTCGGTTGCGCCCAAAGTCGCCGTTGAGGCTGTCGGCAAGGTGAAAAAACGTGCGGGGCGCAAGGCTGCCTGA
- a CDS encoding cold-shock protein, which yields MANGTVKWFNDSKGFGFLEQENGDDVFCHFSAISGDGFKSLAEGDSVTFDVVKGPKGLQAANVQRV from the coding sequence ATGGCAAACGGTACTGTAAAATGGTTTAACGACAGCAAGGGGTTTGGTTTTCTGGAGCAGGAGAACGGTGACGATGTTTTCTGTCACTTCTCCGCGATCAGCGGCGACGGGTTCAAATCCCTGGCTGAAGGCGATAGCGTGACGTTCGACGTCGTGAAGGGGCCGAAAGGTCTTCAGGCCGCCAACGTGCAAAGGGTTTAA
- a CDS encoding lysophospholipid acyltransferase family protein, with protein MGELFWKVQAAVFYCLTLVGALIPVAATERGGAVVGSVIWRILPKRRDIVQDNLKEALGYLGAHPLWCVPGSGTAPLAAQTYGNLGTSLIEVCKLYHGRGEHLIADIELRGLEHYEAARARNKGVICFSGHCGNWELMALALGRLLGDGAVVAKRQNNPHFNRMVERMRMSYNSRVIYKKGAFRGILSALRSGDMVGILADQAASHEDGVLVSVMGRKAWASKAPVLLARKSGAPLLPVFIHREGDHHVITFYPEHTFSGDMSDCGIQKETQALSHYVENFVAAHPAQWYWMHRRWKRAGQAWV; from the coding sequence ATGGGTGAACTGTTTTGGAAGGTTCAGGCGGCAGTCTTTTACTGTCTCACCTTGGTCGGCGCGCTGATACCGGTTGCGGCAACCGAACGTGGGGGAGCCGTGGTCGGGTCGGTCATCTGGCGAATTTTACCCAAGCGCCGGGACATCGTTCAGGACAACCTGAAAGAGGCACTTGGTTACCTCGGTGCCCACCCTCTCTGGTGCGTTCCCGGCAGCGGGACAGCCCCACTCGCCGCGCAGACTTACGGCAACCTCGGCACGTCGCTTATCGAGGTCTGCAAGCTCTACCACGGTCGCGGCGAGCACCTCATCGCCGACATCGAACTTAGGGGGCTTGAGCACTACGAAGCGGCGAGGGCGAGAAACAAAGGGGTCATCTGCTTCAGCGGACACTGCGGGAACTGGGAGTTGATGGCCCTCGCTTTGGGGCGCCTATTGGGCGACGGCGCCGTAGTGGCAAAGCGCCAGAACAACCCTCACTTCAACCGCATGGTAGAACGGATGCGCATGAGCTACAACAGCCGCGTGATCTACAAGAAGGGGGCCTTCCGGGGCATCCTTTCCGCTTTGCGTTCCGGCGATATGGTGGGGATCCTCGCGGATCAGGCTGCCTCGCACGAAGACGGCGTGCTGGTGAGCGTGATGGGGCGCAAGGCCTGGGCCTCCAAGGCTCCGGTGTTACTGGCCCGCAAAAGCGGCGCCCCGCTGCTCCCCGTCTTCATACACCGAGAGGGAGACCACCACGTGATCACCTTTTACCCTGAGCACACCTTCAGCGGAGACATGAGCGACTGCGGCATCCAGAAGGAAACGCAGGCGCTGTCGCACTACGTGGAGAATTTCGTGGCCGCGCACCCGGCGCAATGGTATTGGATGCACCGGCGCTGGAAGCGGGCCGGACAGGCTTGGGTCTGA
- a CDS encoding cupin domain-containing protein, whose product MKRMMLLMMVIFFSLAGSGAAHEKKMAQSAVKTIIVVPNDIQWQAGPPAIPGAQMAVLEGDLSKRGFFVARIKLPAGTRIAPHFHDNVERVTVISGNIKLAMGTTQENPVLLPAGSYFSIKPKTVHNAWVDEETVVQISTRGPWTLYTVKGGQ is encoded by the coding sequence ATGAAAAGGATGATGTTACTTATGATGGTGATCTTCTTTTCGCTGGCCGGAAGCGGTGCCGCGCACGAGAAGAAGATGGCGCAGTCGGCGGTAAAAACGATCATCGTGGTACCGAACGACATACAGTGGCAGGCAGGTCCCCCGGCCATTCCGGGCGCGCAGATGGCCGTGCTGGAGGGGGACCTCTCCAAACGGGGATTCTTCGTGGCGAGGATCAAGCTGCCGGCGGGGACGCGGATAGCACCGCATTTCCATGACAACGTCGAGAGGGTGACGGTGATTTCCGGGAACATCAAGCTGGCCATGGGCACGACGCAGGAAAACCCGGTCCTGCTCCCGGCGGGGAGTTACTTCTCAATCAAACCGAAGACGGTCCACAACGCCTGGGTCGACGAGGAGACCGTTGTGCAGATCTCAACGCGCGGGCCATGGACGCTGTACACGGTGAAGGGCGGACAGTAG
- a CDS encoding Lrp/AsnC family transcriptional regulator has protein sequence MFDEIDIHILEILQEKARIPNAEVARQVGMAPSAVLERIRKLEERGIIEGYEVRLNPACFHQGLSAFVQVESDGAATAQALAEITSVQEVHQVVGPDGFLVKLRTADHTTLARILGEIRALEGVRSIRTQVVLETVKETRRVDLTEHNGNGRH, from the coding sequence ATGTTCGACGAAATAGACATCCACATACTGGAAATCCTTCAGGAGAAGGCGAGGATTCCCAACGCCGAAGTCGCAAGGCAGGTCGGCATGGCGCCATCGGCGGTGCTGGAGCGCATCCGCAAGCTGGAGGAGCGCGGCATCATCGAGGGGTACGAGGTGCGGCTGAACCCGGCCTGCTTCCACCAGGGGCTCTCCGCTTTCGTGCAGGTGGAAAGCGACGGCGCGGCGACGGCACAGGCACTCGCCGAGATCACCTCGGTCCAGGAGGTGCACCAGGTGGTAGGTCCGGACGGGTTCCTCGTCAAGCTGAGAACCGCCGATCACACCACCCTCGCCAGGATACTCGGGGAGATCAGAGCCCTCGAGGGGGTCAGGTCGATCAGAACACAGGTGGTCCTGGAAACGGTGAAGGAGACCAGGCGGGTGGATCTTACCGAACACAACGGCAACGGCCGTCACTGA